A region of the Arthrobacter sp. FW306-07-I genome:
ACCCAGGAAATCCTGGACGCCCGGCTGGCCCGGCTGTGCAGCGAGCTGCTGGTCACCGCGGAGGCGTCCGGCAACATCGCAGTCCTCCGGACTCCCCCCGGTGCCGCGAACTTCCTGGCCTTGGCCATCGACCACTCGGTGATGCCGTCCATCCTGGGCACTATCGCCGGTGATGACACCGTACTGCTGGTCTCCCGCGACCCGTTGGGCGGCCAGGACCTCGCCGCCCGCTTCCTGCAAATGGCTGAGGAAGCCGGGCAATAAGCTTGAAGACAAAGAATCAACCAACCCCCAACAAGGAGCATTTAAAGTGACTGAACGCATTGTGCTGGCCTACTCCGGCGGCCTGGACACGTCCGTCGCCAT
Encoded here:
- a CDS encoding arginine repressor; this encodes MSAQPSTPGTSPATKTARQARITAILTGQSVRSQAELAALLADDGVQVTQATLSRDLVELGAVRVRGKEGVLVYAVPGEGGERGAKSGVTQEILDARLARLCSELLVTAEASGNIAVLRTPPGAANFLALAIDHSVMPSILGTIAGDDTVLLVSRDPLGGQDLAARFLQMAEEAGQ